The proteins below are encoded in one region of Pelagibacterium flavum:
- a CDS encoding DUF1499 domain-containing protein produces the protein MRILVRTSKLAIWARRLALFAAALILISAGLHYFGQITADVFEISLAIGTVCGALAFLIGIAAYVRLWFTGDRGWGPASVGFFLGLVCLAPAGMALTLSEIYPSTADVTTALVDPPQLVEARPNESEIDSETVLASFPNLITRIYQLPPETLFSLGQSLARANGWEILSSTPPTETSTGQLNALRHSLLGFENEIAFRVAPNPIGALIDLRAASLHPVYHDLGDNGRAIEAFLLALDDRVSTYIQNNMAQPVPDQLPVPQTELAPGEETDAQ, from the coding sequence ATGCGCATCCTCGTCCGCACCTCGAAACTGGCGATCTGGGCGCGAAGGCTGGCACTGTTTGCCGCCGCATTGATTCTCATTTCGGCCGGGCTGCATTATTTCGGTCAGATCACCGCCGACGTGTTCGAAATCAGCCTGGCGATCGGCACGGTCTGCGGCGCCTTGGCCTTTCTGATCGGCATTGCTGCCTATGTCCGGCTCTGGTTTACCGGCGATAGGGGGTGGGGCCCGGCCAGCGTCGGCTTTTTTCTTGGCCTTGTGTGTCTGGCGCCCGCCGGAATGGCGCTGACCCTGAGCGAGATCTATCCCTCGACGGCCGATGTAACCACAGCCCTGGTCGATCCCCCCCAATTGGTCGAAGCGCGGCCCAATGAATCCGAAATCGATTCGGAAACGGTGCTGGCCAGCTTTCCCAACCTCATCACCCGCATTTACCAGTTGCCCCCTGAAACCCTGTTTTCGCTCGGCCAGTCGCTGGCCCGCGCAAACGGTTGGGAAATCCTGTCATCGACGCCGCCGACTGAAACCAGCACCGGTCAGCTCAATGCGCTGCGTCATTCCCTGCTTGGGTTTGAAAACGAGATCGCCTTCCGCGTGGCGCCCAATCCCATAGGCGCGCTGATCGATCTGCGGGCCGCCTCGCTCCACCCGGTCTATCACGACCTCGGCGACAACGGTCGCGCCATTGAGGCGTTTCTGCTCGCACTCGATGACAGGGTTTCGACCTATATTCAGAACAATATGGCGCAGCCCGTTCCAGACCAACTGCCAGTGCCGCAGACCGAGCTAGCGCCGGGGGAAGAGACGGACGCCCAATAG
- the pdxH gene encoding pyridoxamine 5'-phosphate oxidase, translating to MDFAVTASLTDLLFDDAYDGTIDPLELFPHWLEEARETEPNDPNAMAVASVDQNGMPDLRMVLLNGYSHEGFVFFTNFESAKGRQLLAHPMAALLFHWKSLRRQVRVRGPVEPVSQAEADAYFASRPAQSRIGAHASDQSRPLQSRNALVERVEALTEQFADGEIGRPAHWSGFRIQPLEIEFWKDGAFRLHDRVLFTRPDLSTGWSRTRLYP from the coding sequence ATGGATTTTGCCGTGACGGCTTCGCTCACTGATCTGCTGTTCGACGATGCCTATGATGGCACTATCGATCCTCTCGAACTCTTTCCCCATTGGCTCGAAGAGGCCCGTGAGACTGAGCCCAACGATCCCAATGCCATGGCGGTTGCCAGCGTGGATCAGAACGGCATGCCCGATCTTCGCATGGTGCTCCTCAACGGCTATTCTCACGAGGGTTTTGTCTTTTTCACCAATTTCGAATCGGCAAAGGGTCGCCAGCTGCTTGCCCACCCCATGGCCGCGTTGCTGTTTCACTGGAAAAGCCTGCGCCGCCAGGTTCGTGTGCGCGGTCCGGTCGAACCGGTGAGCCAGGCGGAGGCTGATGCCTACTTTGCTTCGCGCCCGGCCCAGTCACGCATTGGCGCCCACGCGTCGGACCAGTCCCGCCCGCTTCAAAGCCGCAACGCGCTTGTCGAGCGCGTCGAGGCGCTGACCGAACAGTTTGCCGATGGTGAAATCGGGCGCCCGGCCCATTGGTCTGGTTTCCGGATCCAGCCGCTTGAGATCGAATTCTGGAAAGATGGCGCCTTCCGGCTCCATGACCGGGTGCTGTTCACACGCCCCGATCTCAGCACGGGCTGGTCGCGCACCCGGCTTTATCCGTAA
- a CDS encoding J domain-containing protein encodes MRDPYTVLGVSKSASEKEIKSAYRKLAKTYHPDQNPNDKKAHEKFAEATAAYDLLSDKTKRGQYDRGEIDADGNPKFAGFGGFDPSGMRGGRPGAGAGAGGFNAEDILKEFMSGFGGTRRGPAGGNPFGAGAGAGSASWDPFTGATTGAAGSAKGEDVVVNLAVSLEDAHKGGSVPVTLPSGKTVSVKLPSPLEEGQQVRLRGQGRPSPLTGQPGDALVTVKFARHKQFRKDGHDLRVDVPITLYEAVLGAKVRVPTLDGAVELNLPPGPDTAKAMRLKGKGLFGKGDLYVNLRIVLPKGGDPDLESLMRFWKDQKPYKVRD; translated from the coding sequence ATGCGCGACCCCTATACAGTGCTCGGAGTGTCAAAGAGCGCCAGCGAAAAGGAGATCAAGAGCGCCTACCGCAAGCTGGCCAAAACCTATCATCCGGACCAGAACCCGAACGACAAGAAGGCGCACGAGAAATTCGCCGAGGCGACGGCGGCCTACGACCTGCTTTCGGACAAGACCAAGCGGGGACAATATGACCGCGGGGAGATCGATGCCGACGGCAATCCCAAATTCGCCGGGTTCGGCGGATTCGACCCGTCGGGAATGCGCGGCGGACGCCCCGGCGCGGGCGCCGGAGCGGGCGGGTTCAACGCCGAGGATATTCTCAAGGAATTCATGAGCGGATTTGGCGGCACGCGACGTGGCCCGGCGGGTGGGAATCCGTTCGGCGCGGGCGCGGGCGCGGGCAGCGCCAGTTGGGATCCGTTTACCGGCGCAACGACCGGCGCTGCCGGATCGGCCAAGGGCGAGGACGTTGTGGTCAATCTGGCCGTGTCGCTGGAAGACGCCCATAAGGGCGGCTCGGTCCCTGTTACCCTGCCCTCGGGCAAGACGGTATCGGTCAAGCTCCCCTCACCGCTCGAAGAGGGCCAGCAGGTGCGGCTGCGTGGCCAGGGCAGGCCTTCGCCGCTTACCGGGCAGCCCGGCGATGCGCTGGTGACGGTCAAATTTGCCAGGCACAAGCAGTTCCGCAAGGACGGCCATGATCTGCGCGTTGATGTGCCGATTACGCTCTATGAGGCCGTTCTGGGCGCCAAGGTGCGCGTGCCGACACTGGATGGGGCCGTGGAACTCAATCTGCCGCCGGGACCCGATACGGCAAAGGCCATGCGGCTCAAAGGCAAGGGGTTGTTCGGCAAGGGCGATCTCTACGTCAATCTGCGGATCGTTCTGCCCAAGGGCGGCGACCCGGACCTCGAGAGCCTGATGCGGTTCTGGAAGGATCAAAAGCCCTACAAGGTGAGAGACTAG
- a CDS encoding L-threonylcarbamoyladenylate synthase, which translates to MKPAPTDPQTVAEAAALLDRGELCAFATETVYGLGADATNSDAVLKIYETKGRPRFNPLISHCADRAMAERFGDFPPLALRLADAFWPGPLTLVVPLKPDAGLSDLVTAGLDTVGLRVPAHPMARDLIAALGRPVAAPSANPSGKLSPTTADHVRTAFVGAVPVLGGGPCQSGLESTIVAVTDDTVTQLRAGALARQDIETVLGYPIAIAAPNAAITAPGMLKSHYAPNAALRLNAATPQRNEAYLAFGSEPKGFSGPMLNLSPSRDLREAARNLFSHLACLDSEGTKAIAVAPIPHDGLGEAINDRLERAAAPRT; encoded by the coding sequence ATGAAGCCAGCACCCACCGATCCCCAGACCGTTGCCGAAGCCGCAGCCTTGCTTGACAGGGGCGAGTTGTGCGCCTTTGCGACAGAGACGGTCTATGGCCTTGGCGCTGACGCCACCAATTCAGATGCTGTCCTCAAAATCTATGAAACCAAGGGCCGCCCGCGCTTCAATCCCCTCATTTCCCACTGCGCCGATAGGGCAATGGCCGAGCGCTTCGGCGACTTTCCCCCACTCGCCCTCCGTCTGGCCGACGCCTTCTGGCCTGGTCCATTGACCCTGGTTGTTCCCCTCAAACCCGACGCAGGTCTTTCCGATCTCGTTACGGCCGGGCTCGATACGGTCGGCCTGCGTGTGCCGGCCCATCCCATGGCCCGCGATTTGATCGCCGCCCTCGGCCGTCCCGTTGCCGCTCCGTCGGCCAACCCGTCGGGCAAACTCTCACCCACCACGGCCGACCATGTCCGCACAGCCTTTGTCGGTGCGGTTCCGGTTCTCGGCGGCGGCCCCTGCCAAAGCGGTTTGGAATCCACGATCGTCGCCGTCACCGACGATACGGTCACCCAGTTGCGCGCCGGTGCCCTTGCGCGGCAGGACATCGAAACCGTCCTCGGGTACCCCATCGCGATCGCCGCCCCAAATGCTGCCATCACCGCACCGGGAATGCTCAAAAGCCACTACGCCCCAAACGCAGCTCTCAGGCTCAACGCCGCCACGCCCCAACGCAACGAGGCTTATCTCGCTTTCGGGAGCGAACCAAAGGGCTTCTCGGGACCGATGTTGAACCTGTCGCCCTCCCGCGATCTGCGTGAGGCGGCACGAAACCTGTTTTCCCACCTGGCTTGCCTCGATAGCGAAGGCACAAAGGCCATCGCCGTTGCTCCCATCCCCCATGATGGGTTGGGGGAAGCAATCAACGATCGGCTTGAAAGGGCGGCAGCGCCGCGCACCTGA